A genomic stretch from Empedobacter stercoris includes:
- a CDS encoding NAD(P)/FAD-dependent oxidoreductase yields the protein MIQTDIVIIGAGPTGLFAVFEAGLLKMRCHIIDALPQPGGQLTELYPKKPIFDIPGYPSVGAGELIDNLMEQIKQFEPGFTLNEQATTIDKQEDGTFIVTTNKGTQVHGKAVAIAGGLGSFEPRKPMIENIADYEEKGVEYFVKTPELFRDKKIVIAGGGDSALDWSIFLADVAAEVTLVHRRNEFRGALDSVDKVIELKKAGKINLITPAEITGIKGDGKVENLVIEKEGETFEIETDYFIPLFGLSPKLGPIANWGLEIEKNAIKVNNALDYQTNIEGIYAIGDVNTYPGKLKLILCGFHEATLMCQSVYNRMNPGKKFVLKYTTVSGVDGFDGTRKEAEKAVVKAID from the coding sequence ATGATTCAAACAGATATAGTTATCATCGGGGCTGGTCCTACAGGGCTTTTTGCCGTTTTCGAAGCAGGTTTATTAAAAATGAGATGTCATATTATTGATGCACTTCCTCAACCAGGAGGACAATTAACGGAATTGTATCCTAAGAAACCAATTTTTGATATTCCTGGTTATCCTTCTGTTGGTGCAGGTGAATTGATTGATAATTTGATGGAGCAAATTAAACAATTTGAGCCAGGTTTTACTTTGAATGAGCAAGCAACGACAATTGATAAGCAAGAAGACGGAACGTTCATTGTGACGACTAATAAAGGAACACAAGTTCACGGAAAAGCGGTTGCAATTGCTGGGGGGTTAGGTTCTTTTGAGCCTCGTAAACCAATGATTGAAAACATTGCAGACTATGAAGAGAAAGGTGTTGAGTATTTTGTAAAAACTCCTGAATTGTTTCGCGACAAAAAAATTGTGATTGCAGGTGGAGGAGATTCTGCTTTGGATTGGTCGATTTTCTTGGCTGATGTTGCTGCAGAAGTAACTTTAGTTCACAGACGTAATGAATTCCGTGGAGCATTAGATTCTGTTGATAAGGTTATTGAATTGAAAAAAGCGGGTAAAATTAATCTAATAACTCCTGCTGAAATTACTGGAATAAAAGGTGATGGAAAAGTAGAAAATTTGGTAATCGAAAAAGAAGGTGAAACTTTTGAAATTGAAACAGATTATTTTATTCCATTATTTGGACTTTCTCCAAAATTAGGACCGATTGCGAATTGGGGATTGGAGATTGAGAAAAATGCGATCAAAGTAAATAATGCATTAGATTATCAAACAAATATCGAAGGAATTTATGCGATTGGTGACGTTAATACCTATCCAGGAAAATTGAAATTAATTTTATGTGGTTTCCATGAAGCAACTTTAATGTGCCAATCTGTTTACAATCGAATGAATCCAGGTAAAAAATTTGTGTTAAAATACACAACAGTTTCTGGTGTAGATGGTTTTGACGGAACACGTAAAGAAGCCGAAAAAGCAGTTGTTAAAGCAATTGATTAA
- a CDS encoding DUF5723 family protein — protein MSFSNDQYNGINGVVFSPTNSYFNPNKWDVNIISEDILFRNDYAYISDQNVLGLIKGETKSANIKVGIRGETHSNILDFTTKNTISYHLENDIMGPSVSFKKRINNQTFRFGIFTRLRTQGSIKDLDNYFRFSNQNEIEPKNYAFEPTNTNAMNWAELDVNVATNLYTTNTSEVIIGANIKYLLGLDGAYIKSKNAIKLEAEPTITSTTDNPDADIYASNYDIEAGYSTNYDFDRDKYILRNRGNGIGIDLGIAFVNRRINDELYDFKFSVNLLDVGLVKFRGDNHHFYNPSQRVQLRNNPNLDRVDFESIDQYLGILSKEVYGDETQSKTGNNFSIGLPTSLHLNLSKKIIENHYWNINWIQRVPVFENSLKRTNVLQTSYTYKKMVLE, from the coding sequence GTGTCATTTAGCAATGATCAATATAACGGAATTAATGGAGTTGTATTTTCTCCAACCAATTCCTACTTCAATCCAAATAAATGGGATGTAAATATTATTTCTGAGGATATTTTATTCAGAAATGATTACGCTTACATATCCGATCAAAATGTATTAGGTTTAATAAAAGGTGAAACAAAATCAGCCAATATCAAAGTTGGAATAAGAGGAGAAACACATTCTAACATTTTAGATTTCACAACTAAAAATACTATTTCTTATCATTTAGAAAATGACATTATGGGACCTTCCGTTTCTTTTAAAAAGAGAATTAATAATCAAACATTTCGATTTGGTATTTTTACTCGGCTTCGTACACAAGGTTCTATTAAAGATTTAGATAATTATTTTCGTTTTAGTAATCAGAATGAAATAGAACCAAAAAATTATGCGTTTGAACCTACAAATACAAACGCAATGAATTGGGCTGAATTAGACGTAAATGTTGCGACAAATTTATACACAACAAACACTTCTGAAGTAATTATTGGTGCAAATATTAAATATCTATTAGGTTTAGACGGCGCATATATCAAAAGTAAAAATGCAATAAAATTAGAAGCAGAACCAACTATAACAAGTACAACTGACAATCCTGATGCAGATATTTATGCTTCGAATTATGACATAGAAGCAGGATATTCAACTAACTATGATTTTGATCGCGATAAATACATTCTTCGCAATAGAGGAAATGGAATAGGAATAGATTTAGGAATTGCATTTGTGAATAGAAGAATAAATGACGAACTATATGATTTTAAATTTTCTGTCAATTTATTAGATGTTGGTTTGGTGAAATTCAGAGGCGACAACCATCATTTCTACAATCCTTCGCAAAGAGTTCAACTTCGTAACAATCCAAATTTAGATAGAGTTGATTTTGAAAGCATTGATCAATATTTAGGCATTTTGAGCAAAGAGGTTTATGGTGATGAAACACAATCTAAAACGGGAAATAATTTTTCAATCGGTTTACCAACGAGTTTACATCTTAATTTAAGTAAAAAAATCATCGAAAATCATTATTGGAATATCAATTGGATACAACGAGTTCCTGTATTTGAAAATAGTTTGAAAAGAACAAATGTTTTGCAAACGTCTTATACATACAAAAAGATGGTTTTGGAATAG
- a CDS encoding TIGR00266 family protein, translated as MNAHEIDYKIYGEEMQFVEIELDPQETVVAEAGSFMMMDDGVKMETIFGDGSQQSGGIFGKLLNAGKRMLTGEGLFMTSYTNYGQGKKKASFAAPYPGKIVPIDLPEVNGKFICQKDAFLCAAKGVSVGIEFNKKLGTGLFGGEGFIMQKLEGDGMAFIHAGGTLYRRVLQAGEVLKVDTGCIVGFEQSVHYDIEFVGGIKNTFFGGEGVFFATLRGPGVVYIQSLPFSRLADRIIAHAPSAGGSSQGEGSILGGLGRLIDGD; from the coding sequence ATGAATGCACACGAAATAGATTATAAAATATATGGCGAAGAAATGCAATTCGTCGAAATTGAATTAGATCCACAAGAAACTGTTGTAGCTGAAGCAGGTAGTTTTATGATGATGGATGATGGCGTAAAAATGGAAACTATATTTGGTGATGGTTCGCAACAAAGTGGCGGAATTTTCGGAAAATTATTGAATGCTGGAAAACGTATGTTAACTGGAGAAGGTTTGTTTATGACGTCTTATACCAACTATGGACAAGGAAAAAAGAAAGCTTCCTTTGCGGCACCATACCCAGGAAAAATTGTTCCGATTGATCTACCAGAAGTAAATGGTAAATTTATATGTCAGAAAGATGCTTTTCTTTGCGCAGCAAAAGGTGTTTCGGTTGGAATAGAGTTCAACAAAAAATTAGGAACTGGTCTTTTTGGTGGCGAAGGATTTATCATGCAAAAGTTAGAAGGTGATGGAATGGCTTTTATTCATGCTGGAGGAACATTATATCGTCGTGTTTTACAAGCAGGAGAAGTTCTGAAAGTAGACACGGGTTGTATTGTAGGTTTTGAACAATCTGTACATTATGACATCGAATTTGTAGGCGGAATCAAGAATACTTTTTTTGGAGGAGAAGGTGTTTTCTTTGCAACATTAAGAGGTCCTGGAGTCGTCTATATTCAATCGTTACCTTTCAGTCGTTTGGCTGATCGTATTATCGCTCATGCACCTTCTGCAGGTGGTTCTTCTCAAGGAGAAGGTTCTATATTAGGAGGATTAGGAAGATTAATTGACGGTGATTAA
- a CDS encoding 2Fe-2S iron-sulfur cluster-binding family protein has translation MADIKITIIDREGVSHEVDAPTDMNMNIMELVRAYELAPEGTIGVCGGMAMCASCQCYVLTPEISLPEMNPDEDAMLAEAFNVKENSRLGCQLHLSDEMDGLVIELAPEY, from the coding sequence ATGGCAGACATAAAAATAACAATTATAGACAGAGAAGGTGTTTCGCACGAAGTGGATGCACCAACAGATATGAATATGAATATAATGGAGTTAGTTCGTGCTTACGAATTAGCACCAGAAGGAACTATCGGCGTTTGTGGAGGAATGGCGATGTGTGCTTCATGTCAATGTTATGTTTTAACTCCAGAAATTTCTTTACCAGAAATGAATCCAGATGAAGATGCAATGTTAGCAGAAGCTTTTAATGTAAAAGAAAACTCAAGATTGGGTTGTCAGTTACATTTATCGGATGAAATGGATGGATTGGTGATCGAATTAGCACCAGAATATTAA
- the polA gene encoding DNA polymerase I produces the protein MNQLDKRLFLLDAYALIFRGYYAFIKNPRINSKGFNTSAIMGFTNSLFDVIRREQPTHLAVVFDVGEATVRTVDYADYKANRDETPEAIRDAVPYIQEILKALCIPVLYAQGYEADDVIGTLAQKAEKEGFTTYMVTPDKDFAQLVTDKIKMYRPAANGKGVEIWGIEEVKEKFDIDSPSQVIDYLGMMGDAVDNIPGLPGVGAKTASKYLKEFGSMENLLANTDKLKGKAKEKIEENKELGILSKKLATILTDAPIEFDEEDLTVCPPDIEKITELFTELEFRRMLETVYRIYGLDASGIIKEAQEEISIASQENSNQSAQQSLFDFTSDEEIVPQNSAFTDISTTNHLYQLIDTKKGREILLRNILKQKEVTFDTETTSLDALEAELVGISFSWEKGKGYYIPFSTDFEETKTIINEFKPFFEDETISKIGQNLKYDIKVLDKYDIVVNGQNFDTMIAHYLINPDMRHNMDVLSETYLSYQPVSIESLIGKKGKNQKNFRDVPLMEQTEYGVEDSDITNQLKNLFEPELIKANTHKLFTDLEMPLMQVLADMELEGVNLDVPFLKELSVKHEAKLRELETKIHQDAGEEFNLNSPKQLGEILFDKLKLDPKAKKTKTGQYATGEEILSKLKDKHPIIKDILEYRQLQKLKSTYIDALPELVNPKTGRVHTTYAQTVAATGRLSSVNPNLQNIPIRSEEGQQIRKAFVARDENHVIISADYSQIELRLIAQMSKDPAMVEAFKQGEDIHASTAAKVFNVALDEVTREQRSQAKTVNFGIIYGVSAFGLAEQANISRKEAKVLIDAYYETYPTLKAYIEKQVEVARDQGFVETLMGRRRYLKDINSRNAVVRSHAERNAVNAPIQGTAADIVKMAMIQIQKELKKNYQTKMILQVHDELIFDVPKDEIEKVSELIKSTMEAAMQMDVPLIAEVGVGANWLEAH, from the coding sequence ATGAATCAATTAGATAAAAGACTTTTTTTGTTAGATGCCTATGCCTTAATTTTTAGAGGTTATTACGCATTTATCAAAAATCCACGAATCAATTCCAAAGGTTTCAATACATCAGCAATTATGGGATTTACCAATTCATTGTTCGATGTTATTCGTCGTGAGCAACCAACACATTTAGCCGTTGTTTTTGATGTAGGTGAAGCAACTGTACGTACGGTAGATTATGCAGATTATAAAGCAAATCGTGATGAAACACCCGAAGCGATTAGAGATGCGGTACCTTATATTCAAGAAATATTAAAGGCACTTTGTATTCCAGTTTTATATGCGCAAGGTTACGAAGCAGATGATGTAATTGGGACGTTAGCACAGAAAGCCGAGAAAGAAGGTTTTACAACTTATATGGTAACGCCTGATAAGGATTTTGCACAATTGGTTACAGATAAGATTAAAATGTACCGACCTGCAGCAAACGGTAAAGGAGTTGAGATTTGGGGAATAGAAGAAGTCAAAGAAAAATTTGATATTGATAGCCCAAGTCAAGTGATTGATTATCTTGGAATGATGGGTGATGCAGTTGATAACATTCCAGGATTACCAGGTGTAGGAGCTAAAACAGCAAGTAAATATTTGAAAGAATTTGGATCGATGGAAAATCTTTTAGCGAATACAGATAAACTAAAAGGGAAAGCCAAAGAAAAAATTGAAGAAAATAAAGAACTTGGAATTCTTTCCAAAAAATTAGCGACAATTTTGACGGATGCACCAATTGAATTTGATGAAGAAGATTTAACCGTTTGTCCACCAGATATAGAAAAAATAACTGAACTTTTTACAGAGTTAGAATTCCGTAGAATGTTAGAAACAGTCTATAGAATTTATGGATTGGATGCATCTGGAATAATCAAGGAAGCACAGGAAGAAATATCAATTGCAAGTCAAGAAAACTCTAATCAATCTGCACAACAATCCTTATTTGATTTTACTTCGGATGAAGAAATTGTTCCTCAAAATTCAGCATTCACAGATATTTCAACAACCAATCATTTGTATCAATTGATCGATACAAAAAAAGGTCGTGAAATTTTGTTGCGAAATATTCTGAAACAAAAAGAAGTGACATTCGATACAGAAACGACTTCACTGGATGCATTGGAAGCAGAATTAGTCGGAATTTCGTTTTCTTGGGAAAAAGGAAAAGGATATTATATACCTTTTTCTACTGATTTTGAAGAAACAAAAACGATTATCAATGAATTTAAACCTTTCTTTGAGGACGAAACTATTTCGAAAATTGGTCAAAATTTAAAATATGATATCAAAGTTTTAGACAAATATGACATTGTTGTAAATGGTCAAAATTTTGATACGATGATTGCACATTATTTGATTAATCCAGATATGCGTCATAACATGGATGTGTTGTCGGAAACCTATTTGAGCTATCAACCTGTTTCAATCGAAAGCTTGATTGGAAAAAAAGGGAAAAATCAAAAGAATTTTCGTGATGTTCCGTTGATGGAGCAAACAGAATATGGTGTAGAAGATTCGGATATTACGAATCAATTGAAAAATCTTTTCGAACCAGAATTAATCAAAGCGAATACACACAAATTGTTCACTGATCTTGAAATGCCGTTGATGCAAGTTTTGGCTGATATGGAATTGGAAGGTGTGAATTTAGATGTTCCATTTTTGAAAGAACTTTCTGTAAAGCATGAAGCGAAATTAAGAGAATTAGAAACAAAAATTCACCAAGATGCTGGAGAAGAGTTTAATCTTAATTCGCCAAAACAATTAGGAGAAATATTGTTCGATAAGTTAAAATTAGATCCAAAAGCAAAGAAAACCAAAACTGGACAATATGCAACTGGAGAAGAGATCTTATCGAAACTGAAAGATAAACATCCAATTATTAAGGATATTTTAGAGTATCGTCAATTACAAAAATTAAAATCAACTTATATTGATGCGCTGCCAGAATTGGTGAATCCAAAAACGGGTCGCGTGCATACAACGTATGCGCAAACTGTGGCAGCTACAGGACGTTTGTCTTCTGTAAATCCGAATTTACAAAACATTCCGATTCGTTCGGAAGAAGGACAACAAATTCGTAAAGCTTTTGTGGCGAGAGATGAAAATCATGTGATTATTTCTGCCGATTATTCTCAGATCGAATTGCGTTTGATTGCGCAAATGTCAAAAGATCCTGCAATGGTAGAAGCTTTCAAACAAGGAGAAGATATTCACGCATCTACAGCAGCAAAAGTATTTAATGTCGCATTAGATGAGGTGACTCGTGAACAACGTAGTCAAGCGAAAACTGTAAACTTTGGAATTATTTATGGTGTTTCGGCTTTTGGTTTGGCAGAACAAGCGAATATTTCGCGTAAAGAAGCGAAAGTTTTGATTGATGCTTATTACGAAACTTATCCAACATTGAAAGCGTATATCGAAAAACAAGTGGAGGTTGCGCGCGATCAAGGTTTTGTAGAAACATTGATGGGACGTCGTCGTTATTTGAAAGATATCAACTCAAGAAATGCTGTGGTACGCTCGCATGCAGAAAGAAATGCTGTTAATGCACCGATACAGGGAACTGCTGCGGATATTGTAAAAATGGCGATGATTCAAATTCAAAAAGAATTAAAGAAAAATTACCAAACCAAAATGATTTTACAAGTGCATGATGAGTTAATTTTTGATGTACCTAAAGATGAAATCGAAAAAGTTTCTGAATTAATTAAATCAACAATGGAAGCTGCGATGCAAATGGATGTTCCGTTGATTGCCGAAGTTGGTGTTGGTGCCAATTGGTTAGAGGCTCATTAG
- a CDS encoding IS3 family transposase (programmed frameshift) produces the protein MTRKVKYGVAFKLRCVKEVLEKHRTIRSISKKENIHASLLKKWVSDYHNQGISGIEPKKNQTYSVEFKLKVIKSITKQFLSLREARLKFNIPSESVIIKWQKDFATFGIDGLKPKPKGRPKTMSTSKGRPKKSKQPLTREEELLLEIERLRCEGCTLKKVQCLNSSRGRKTKETWTQAINELRPEFHLNLLLDCTHMARSSFYYHISRSKTDKYEELKLKIKSIYHQHKGRYGYRRITDELRKSGTIINHKTVLKLMNSLGLKSLIRRKKYKSYKGEQGKIAPNILQRAFKADKPNQKWVTDVTEFKVKDKKLYLSPIMDLYNQEIISYELSERPVFNQVTQMLKKAFKITKDTKDLILHSDQGWQYQMKQYQALLNEKGIIQSMSRKGNCLDNAIIENFFGILKSELFYLQKFNSIEELKKEIKQYIYYYNNDRIKSNLNKMSPIQYRTHFYNY, from the exons ATGACAAGAAAAGTAAAATATGGTGTAGCATTTAAGTTACGCTGTGTGAAAGAAGTTTTAGAAAAACATCGAACAATACGTTCAATTAGTAAAAAAGAAAATATACATGCTTCTTTATTAAAGAAATGGGTTTCTGATTATCATAATCAAGGAATTTCAGGTATAGAACCTAAGAAAAACCAAACGTATAGCGTTGAATTTAAGTTGAAAGTTATTAAGTCTATAACCAAACAGTTTCTTAGTTTGCGTGAAGCACGCTTGAAATTTAATATTCCAAGTGAATCGGTTATTATAAAATGGCAAAAAGATTTTGCTACCTTTGGAATAGACGGATTAAAACCCAAACCAAAAGGCCGTCCCAAGACTATGAGCACATCTAAGGGTAGACCTAAAAAATCGAAACAACCGTTAACAAGAGAAGAAGAACTATTGTTAGAGATTGAACGTTTACGTTGTGAAG GTTGCACTCTTAAAAAAGTTCAATGCCTTAATTCAAGCCGAGGAAGAAAAACAAAAGAAACTTGGACGCAAGCCATAAATGAATTAAGGCCAGAATTTCATCTAAATTTACTTTTAGATTGTACACATATGGCTAGAAGCAGCTTTTACTATCATATTTCACGTAGTAAAACAGATAAATACGAGGAATTAAAACTTAAGATAAAATCCATTTATCATCAGCATAAAGGGCGATATGGCTATCGACGAATTACCGATGAATTAAGAAAATCAGGAACTATCATCAATCATAAAACTGTTCTTAAACTGATGAATAGCTTAGGATTAAAGAGTTTGATTCGAAGAAAAAAATACAAATCTTACAAAGGAGAACAAGGAAAGATTGCACCAAACATCTTGCAAAGAGCATTTAAGGCTGATAAACCCAACCAAAAATGGGTAACAGATGTTACCGAGTTTAAAGTAAAAGATAAAAAACTATATTTATCACCAATAATGGATCTGTACAATCAAGAAATTATCAGCTATGAGTTAAGCGAACGACCTGTTTTTAATCAAGTAACTCAAATGCTTAAAAAGGCATTTAAAATAACGAAAGACACTAAAGATTTGATATTACATTCCGATCAAGGATGGCAATATCAGATGAAACAATATCAAGCTTTATTAAATGAAAAAGGAATCATACAAAGTATGAGTAGAAAAGGAAATTGCTTAGATAATGCTATTATCGAGAATTTCTTCGGAATACTGAAATCGGAACTATTTTATTTACAAAAATTTAATTCTATTGAAGAGCTAAAAAAAGAAATAAAACAATACATTTACTATTACAATAACGATAGAATAAAATCGAACTTAAATAAAATGAGCCCGATACAATATCGAACTCATTTTTATAATTATTAA
- a CDS encoding GLPGLI family protein: MKNIIVGITLFLGVNLLAQSEKESIRATYKAEFIFDYEQSKDMFPKNLQAAFKSAIDRGIFVDFILESNNVLSIFKADTKINNAQDESDMVLQEILDSEKNPLYKDFSKNEYYKQFDINVKTYLVKENIPDFNWQLTKEKAVINGYNVVKAIGEDKEGNTFIAWYSPEIKYKDGPYNFANLPGLILQTEIITPYFKTIFKINQLEILTKKLDITLPTKGKILTFQEMQDDLNSIRKSSNEGVENSFQNKSVTHKR; this comes from the coding sequence ATGAAAAATATAATTGTAGGAATTACACTGTTTTTAGGAGTAAATCTTTTGGCTCAATCAGAAAAAGAAAGTATTAGAGCGACGTATAAAGCCGAATTTATTTTTGATTACGAACAATCCAAAGATATGTTTCCCAAAAATTTACAAGCCGCTTTCAAGTCTGCAATTGACCGAGGTATTTTTGTAGATTTTATTTTAGAAAGTAACAATGTGTTATCTATTTTCAAAGCTGATACGAAAATAAATAATGCACAAGATGAATCGGATATGGTTTTGCAAGAGATTTTGGATTCTGAAAAAAATCCATTGTACAAAGATTTTTCAAAAAATGAATATTATAAACAATTTGATATTAACGTCAAAACGTATTTGGTTAAAGAAAATATACCTGATTTTAATTGGCAATTAACGAAAGAAAAAGCGGTGATTAATGGTTATAATGTCGTGAAAGCGATTGGAGAAGATAAGGAAGGAAATACATTTATAGCTTGGTATTCGCCAGAAATAAAGTACAAAGATGGTCCGTATAATTTTGCGAATTTGCCAGGTTTGATTCTACAAACTGAAATTATTACACCATATTTCAAAACGATTTTTAAAATTAATCAATTGGAAATTTTGACTAAAAAACTTGATATCACTTTACCAACAAAAGGTAAAATCTTAACCTTTCAAGAAATGCAAGATGATTTAAACTCGATAAGAAAATCATCAAATGAGGGTGTAGAAAATAGTTTCCAAAATAAAAGCGTTACCCATAAAAGGTAA
- a CDS encoding class I SAM-dependent methyltransferase: MNILPRPLLIQGSYIIRPVLVWFMKGNRFVDPIDGQGYYSLLPYGYEKQRDNVLSPGTFSLERHRLMWLYLKNETSFFTEKAKVLHIAPEQSFIKRFRSMKNLEYITSDIESPLADVKADICDLPFGDDTFDIVFCNHVLEHIPDDHKAMSELFRVMKPGGWGIFQVPISYQRDVTYEDPTVTSKEERKEKFGQYDHVRVYGLDYYKRLEDVGFIVEKVDYTKQIPSEDVQKYCLEKGEILPVVRKPMV, translated from the coding sequence ATGAATATTCTACCTCGTCCTTTACTGATTCAAGGTAGTTATATTATTCGTCCAGTTTTGGTTTGGTTCATGAAAGGAAATCGTTTCGTAGACCCAATAGATGGACAAGGTTATTACAGTTTGTTGCCTTATGGTTACGAAAAACAACGCGATAACGTGCTTTCTCCAGGAACTTTTTCGTTAGAAAGACATCGTTTGATGTGGTTATACCTCAAAAATGAAACTTCTTTTTTTACAGAAAAAGCAAAAGTTTTGCACATCGCACCTGAACAATCTTTTATCAAGCGTTTTCGCTCAATGAAAAACCTTGAGTACATTACAAGTGATATCGAGTCGCCTTTAGCCGATGTAAAAGCTGATATTTGCGATTTACCTTTTGGAGATGATACATTCGATATTGTTTTTTGTAATCACGTATTAGAACATATTCCTGATGATCACAAAGCCATGAGTGAATTATTTCGTGTGATGAAACCTGGTGGTTGGGGAATTTTTCAAGTTCCTATTTCGTATCAACGTGATGTGACTTATGAAGATCCAACGGTAACATCGAAAGAAGAACGAAAAGAAAAATTTGGACAATATGACCACGTTCGTGTCTATGGTTTAGATTATTACAAACGTTTAGAAGATGTAGGGTTTATCGTAGAAAAAGTTGATTATACCAAACAAATTCCGTCAGAAGATGTTCAAAAATACTGTTTAGAAAAAGGAGAAATTTTACCAGTTGTTCGCAAACCAATGGTATAA